One genomic segment of Alphaproteobacteria bacterium HT1-32 includes these proteins:
- a CDS encoding helix-turn-helix domain-containing protein has protein sequence MKTVQNAIRVLNEFTPGNPEHSLTELSKRVGIDKVIVHRLLKSMKEMDFVEQDADTKRYRIGAGVSRLAAVRRAHLKPLNFAREILLGLHSELNETIHLAQLDGDLIFVTFVANSTQDLRVVMEPGEMLPAYCTAPGLIFLAFGDEDYRAMALSGRLRPRASRTLTSRSDIEALLPDIRASQLATVDETYSDQAKGIAAPVFNAEGKVVAAISVLGPRFRLDGKAEAKARERLKATALQISRDQGYLPEAAP, from the coding sequence ATGAAGACAGTACAAAACGCAATCAGGGTCCTGAACGAGTTCACTCCCGGAAATCCGGAGCACAGCCTTACGGAACTGAGCAAACGGGTCGGTATCGACAAGGTCATTGTACACCGTTTGCTGAAAAGCATGAAGGAAATGGATTTTGTCGAGCAGGATGCCGATACCAAACGCTATCGGATCGGTGCCGGCGTCTCCCGGCTGGCGGCTGTTCGCAGGGCACATCTGAAGCCACTGAACTTCGCCCGCGAAATATTGCTCGGCCTGCATTCCGAACTCAATGAAACGATTCATCTGGCACAACTGGATGGCGACCTGATCTTTGTCACCTTCGTTGCAAATTCCACGCAGGATCTGCGCGTTGTCATGGAGCCTGGCGAAATGCTGCCAGCCTACTGCACCGCCCCGGGGCTGATCTTCCTTGCCTTCGGCGATGAAGATTACCGCGCCATGGCCCTGTCGGGGCGTCTGCGCCCCCGGGCTTCACGGACATTGACCAGCCGATCTGACATCGAAGCCCTGTTGCCGGATATCCGCGCCAGCCAGCTTGCCACTGTTGACGAGACCTACAGCGATCAGGCCAAGGGCATCGCCGCGCCTGTTTTCAATGCTGAGGGAAAGGTCGTGGCCGCGATCTCCGTTCTCGGCCCCCGGTTCCGGCTTGATGGAAAAGCAGAAGCCAAAGCACGGGAACGCCTGAAGGCCACCGCGCTGCAAATCTCGCGGGATCAGGGTTACCTCCCTGAAGCCGCACCATAA
- a CDS encoding MBL fold metallo-hydrolase, giving the protein MTTANDMPTGTTTDTDPKISVRLLGTGGPWVDGERFGPSTLISYNDERLLFDTGRGVGIRLVQAGEDPAMISPIFITHHHLDHISDLADVLITSWLRGRDKELVVYGPQGTEAIVDALMNVVYAKDIEWRSVGEPAWGGWKPVRAVDVTPGMVVDMGRWKVSCDYVVHGHKLGFRKEFVKNWRCLGYRFEAAGKSIVISGDTIDCGGIRRLAQDADVLVQCCFENYSKCEDDEHLSRVAEFTLADTKQTATIARECSVGHLMATHIRPKSDADMVIMEQEIREFYNGPLTIGTDMTSLTL; this is encoded by the coding sequence ATGACGACAGCGAATGACATGCCGACCGGTACGACCACCGATACTGACCCGAAAATTTCTGTCCGCCTTCTGGGAACCGGCGGACCGTGGGTCGATGGCGAACGGTTCGGCCCGTCCACCCTCATCAGCTATAATGATGAACGGCTGCTGTTCGATACGGGACGCGGCGTCGGCATCCGGCTGGTACAGGCTGGCGAAGACCCGGCAATGATCAGTCCGATTTTCATCACCCATCACCATCTCGACCATATCAGCGATCTGGCCGATGTTCTCATCACCTCCTGGCTGCGGGGGCGCGACAAGGAACTGGTGGTCTATGGCCCGCAGGGAACAGAAGCCATTGTCGATGCACTGATGAATGTCGTCTATGCCAAGGACATCGAATGGCGTTCCGTCGGCGAACCTGCATGGGGCGGCTGGAAACCGGTTCGTGCTGTTGATGTCACGCCGGGAATGGTGGTCGATATGGGTCGCTGGAAAGTTTCCTGCGATTATGTCGTGCATGGCCACAAGCTCGGCTTCCGCAAGGAGTTCGTAAAGAACTGGCGCTGCCTCGGCTATCGTTTTGAAGCGGCCGGCAAATCGATTGTCATCAGCGGTGACACCATCGACTGCGGTGGCATCCGCCGCCTCGCACAGGACGCAGATGTTCTGGTGCAATGCTGTTTCGAGAATTACTCGAAATGCGAGGATGATGAACATCTGAGCCGCGTCGCCGAATTCACCCTCGCCGATACGAAACAGACGGCAACCATTGCCCGTGAATGCTCCGTCGGGCATCTGATGGCTACCCATATCCGCCCGAAATCCGACGCCGACATGGTCATCATGGAGCAGGAAATCCGTGAATTCTACAACGGCCCGCTGACCATCGGCACAGACATGACCTCACTGACGCTGTGA
- a CDS encoding tricarboxylate transporter: protein MLTAGVVLGLVVGILPGLGGSAGLALLLPFIYGMDPAPALAMMVGLLAVTTTSDTFPAVLMGIPGTAGSQATVLDGFPMSRRGEATRALSAGLVSSIFGGLVGAVFLSVALFFAEPILRMIGFAEQLMLIVFALSMVGMLTGASYLKGLASCGLGLMIGAFGAAPITGVERLSFGTEYLVESVPIIIVGLGLFAVPEIVALARQQTAISEIGRLNAGWLAGLRDWTRHWWLSLRCATIGCLGGALPGIGGSVIDWIAYGHAVQTTRNPETYGTGDVRGVIAPESANNAKEGGALIPTLIFGIPGSGNMAILLGGFVLIGIQPGLSMIQDNSDVVFSVVWSLALANILGAGLCLVMARQIARITTIPYLLIAPFMIGLIFFAAFQATRGWGDLYALLALGILGIYLKRFGWSRPALLIGFVLSPQIESNVYRASSMYGLEIFTRPVVIILIILTIISVVSVMRSRPREVTDQTACRIYRNTWPQKAFFLFLAVFATYLFIDGLGYSFLTGTFQVVAAGLSLIFMLPLGLQLFRHSGASCHYDEEGLTGRNPAIVSGEYYIAVLAAFLGCAGIFGFLTGSGIFISAFLVRKAKLPVLKAVIAGAIFCLCLYLIARQLNLEYPGGLFNLVMPFWP, encoded by the coding sequence ATGCTGACAGCCGGGGTCGTCCTTGGTCTCGTCGTTGGCATCCTGCCGGGACTGGGCGGATCGGCCGGACTGGCCCTGCTGCTGCCCTTCATCTATGGCATGGACCCGGCACCGGCACTGGCCATGATGGTCGGTCTGCTGGCGGTCACCACCACCTCCGACACCTTCCCCGCCGTCCTGATGGGCATTCCCGGCACCGCAGGCTCGCAGGCCACCGTCCTTGACGGCTTTCCGATGTCCCGGCGGGGCGAGGCGACACGGGCACTGTCAGCCGGTCTCGTCTCTTCGATCTTTGGCGGCCTTGTGGGCGCAGTATTCCTGTCTGTCGCCCTGTTCTTTGCCGAACCGATATTGCGCATGATCGGTTTTGCCGAACAGCTCATGCTGATCGTCTTTGCTCTCTCCATGGTCGGCATGCTGACCGGGGCCAGCTATCTCAAGGGTCTGGCATCCTGCGGACTGGGCCTGATGATCGGCGCCTTTGGCGCCGCCCCCATAACCGGCGTTGAACGACTGAGCTTCGGCACCGAATATCTGGTCGAATCCGTCCCCATCATCATTGTCGGTCTCGGCCTGTTTGCGGTGCCGGAGATCGTCGCTCTCGCCCGTCAGCAAACCGCCATCTCCGAGATTGGTCGACTGAATGCCGGCTGGCTGGCCGGGCTGCGGGACTGGACGCGGCACTGGTGGCTGTCCTTGCGCTGCGCCACCATTGGCTGCCTTGGCGGTGCCCTGCCCGGCATCGGCGGATCGGTTATCGACTGGATCGCCTATGGTCACGCCGTTCAGACCACCCGAAATCCGGAGACATACGGAACCGGCGACGTGCGGGGCGTGATCGCACCAGAATCCGCCAATAATGCGAAAGAAGGCGGCGCGCTTATCCCCACCCTGATTTTCGGTATCCCCGGATCCGGCAATATGGCCATTCTGCTTGGCGGTTTTGTCCTGATCGGCATTCAGCCGGGCCTGTCCATGATCCAGGATAACAGCGATGTGGTTTTCTCTGTCGTCTGGTCTCTGGCACTGGCCAATATACTGGGTGCCGGACTCTGCCTCGTCATGGCCCGCCAGATTGCCCGGATCACCACCATTCCCTACCTGCTGATCGCCCCCTTCATGATCGGGCTGATCTTCTTTGCGGCGTTTCAGGCAACCAGAGGCTGGGGTGATCTTTATGCGCTGCTCGCTCTCGGTATCCTCGGCATTTATCTCAAGCGTTTCGGCTGGTCACGACCGGCATTGCTGATCGGCTTTGTTCTGTCGCCGCAGATTGAATCGAACGTTTACCGGGCGTCGTCCATGTACGGACTGGAAATCTTCACCCGTCCGGTTGTCATTATTCTGATCATCCTGACCATCATTTCGGTCGTCAGCGTCATGCGCAGCCGCCCCCGTGAAGTCACCGACCAGACGGCATGCCGTATCTACAGAAACACCTGGCCACAAAAGGCGTTCTTCCTGTTTCTGGCGGTCTTTGCCACATATCTGTTTATCGACGGTCTGGGCTACAGCTTTCTGACCGGCACTTTTCAGGTCGTTGCTGCCGGTCTGTCGCTGATCTTCATGCTGCCGCTTGGCCTGCAGTTGTTCCGGCATTCCGGCGCGTCCTGTCACTATGACGAGGAAGGCCTGACAGGCCGTAATCCGGCAATCGTTTCCGGTGAATATTATATCGCTGTCCTCGCCGCTTTCCTCGGCTGCGCAGGGATTTTCGGTTTTCTCACCGGTTCCGGCATCTTCATAAGTGCCTTCCTTGTCCGGAAGGCAAAGCTTCCGGTCCTCAAGGCGGTGATTGCCGGTGCCATATTCTGCCTGTGTCTCTATCTGATCGCCCGCCAGCTGAACCTCGAATATCCGGGCGGGCTGTTCAATCTCGTCATGCCATTCTGGCCATAG
- a CDS encoding LysR family transcriptional regulator codes for MRYSVDELSAFVAVVELNSFSAAADKLHITQPALSRRIAKVEEGVGETLLLRRTKNIEPTRLGKRFYTIAKRLMIEFQSASAELQNIRDDASGKVSVSVNMTWCSVIMPEVIGTFRQLYPGYVLNVHEGASVFAVKKVYDGEVDLGITHKPRRLYGVEFEPLLTEEFVVACHRDHPLAALDVIPLREFKKHVWMRLLRDEMFSSLDWIEFEGSESFPETLVNANHYSTILRFVDSNLGVTVLPRMAFHQYEGTNLVLRPFAEPLIRRTVGLLVKQDRELSQAATKLREIIRTAFAAHS; via the coding sequence ATGAGATACAGTGTTGATGAATTGTCCGCCTTCGTTGCGGTGGTGGAGCTGAACAGCTTTTCTGCGGCTGCCGACAAGCTGCATATAACGCAGCCGGCACTGTCGCGCAGGATAGCCAAGGTCGAGGAGGGGGTTGGCGAAACCCTGCTTCTGCGCCGCACGAAGAACATCGAGCCGACACGCCTCGGCAAGCGGTTCTATACCATTGCCAAGCGCCTGATGATCGAGTTCCAGAGTGCCTCGGCGGAGTTGCAGAACATCCGGGATGATGCCAGCGGCAAGGTGTCTGTTTCGGTCAATATGACCTGGTGCAGCGTTATCATGCCGGAAGTCATCGGGACGTTCCGCCAGCTCTATCCCGGCTATGTCCTGAACGTCCATGAGGGGGCCAGCGTCTTCGCGGTCAAGAAGGTCTATGACGGCGAGGTTGATCTGGGTATCACCCACAAACCCCGGCGGCTCTATGGTGTTGAGTTCGAGCCTCTGCTGACCGAGGAATTCGTGGTCGCCTGTCACCGGGATCATCCGCTGGCAGCACTGGATGTAATTCCGTTACGGGAATTCAAGAAGCATGTCTGGATGCGGCTGCTGCGCGATGAAATGTTCTCGTCACTCGACTGGATCGAGTTTGAGGGGAGTGAGAGTTTCCCGGAAACGCTGGTCAACGCCAACCACTACTCGACAATTCTGCGGTTCGTGGACAGCAATCTCGGGGTGACGGTTCTGCCACGCATGGCGTTTCATCAGTATGAAGGGACGAACCTGGTGTTACGTCCCTTCGCCGAGCCCCTGATCCGTCGCACCGTTGGCCTGCTGGTCAAGCAGGACCGCGAACTGTCACAGGCGGCAACAAAATTAAGAGAGATTATCCGGACGGCTTTCGCCGCCCATTCCTGA
- the yaaA gene encoding peroxide stress protein YaaA: MLTLLSPAKKMNMDPVEAGVPVTQPRLRDDTKELATVAKTQTADDLKRLMHISDNLATMNFERFQAFNLDNRSNSAKPAGLAFDGDVYWGLEADSLSDDTLTYAQDHLRILSGLYGLLRPMDAIQPYRLEMGTKMANGRGKSLYEFWGARIADQLKADLAGHADTTLVNLASNEYFKAVDTSALGQPVISAKFLNVKDGQARALMYYAKHARGSMARWIMENRVDRADGLKDFNADGYSLDAAASTDSELVFTRPQPPKKG, encoded by the coding sequence ATGCTGACATTACTCTCCCCTGCGAAAAAGATGAACATGGATCCCGTCGAAGCGGGCGTGCCGGTCACACAGCCGCGCCTGCGCGACGATACGAAGGAACTTGCGACTGTCGCGAAGACCCAGACGGCAGACGACCTGAAACGCCTGATGCATATCAGCGACAATCTGGCGACCATGAACTTCGAGCGTTTTCAGGCTTTCAATCTCGACAACAGAAGCAACTCCGCCAAACCGGCCGGACTGGCCTTTGACGGTGATGTCTATTGGGGGCTAGAGGCTGACAGCCTGTCCGACGATACGCTGACTTACGCGCAGGATCATTTGCGTATTCTCTCCGGCCTTTATGGTCTGTTACGTCCGATGGATGCGATCCAGCCCTATCGTCTTGAGATGGGGACAAAGATGGCCAATGGCCGCGGCAAATCCCTCTATGAATTCTGGGGGGCGCGTATTGCCGATCAGCTGAAGGCAGACCTTGCCGGTCATGCCGACACAACTCTGGTCAACCTGGCCTCCAACGAATACTTCAAGGCCGTCGATACCAGCGCCCTCGGGCAGCCGGTGATTTCGGCGAAGTTCCTGAACGTGAAGGACGGGCAGGCCCGTGCCCTCATGTATTACGCCAAGCATGCCCGTGGCAGCATGGCACGCTGGATCATGGAAAACCGTGTCGACCGGGCTGACGGACTGAAAGATTTCAACGCCGATGGCTATAGCCTCGACGCCGCCGCCTCAACCGACAGCGAACTCGTCTTCACCCGCCCCCAGCCACCTAAAAAGGGTTAG
- a CDS encoding nucleoside diphosphate kinase regulator, which translates to MTSSPELSSVHGHEPKIIIDAAYYDRLEKIAYGAQQRFPSVAARLLQEIDRGLIVSSEKMPADVVNIGSEVTYRDDISGNDHTVTLVLPAEANISEGRVSVLTPVGAALIGLSEGASIDWETNAGERRQLTIIRVARVAAVHPVTA; encoded by the coding sequence ATGACATCCAGTCCCGAATTATCGTCCGTTCATGGCCATGAGCCAAAGATCATCATTGATGCGGCTTATTATGACCGCCTTGAGAAAATCGCTTATGGCGCTCAGCAGCGATTCCCGTCCGTTGCGGCAAGACTGCTGCAGGAAATCGACCGCGGACTTATCGTGTCATCTGAAAAGATGCCGGCTGATGTAGTCAATATCGGGTCCGAGGTAACTTACCGGGACGATATCAGCGGAAACGACCATACCGTGACCCTCGTCCTGCCCGCCGAGGCCAACATCTCCGAAGGACGGGTGTCAGTTCTGACACCAGTCGGCGCCGCACTGATCGGCCTGTCAGAGGGCGCCAGCATCGACTGGGAAACAAATGCCGGAGAACGGCGCCAGCTTACAATCATCCGGGTTGCCCGGGTCGCCGCCGTCCATCCGGTCACAGCCTGA
- a CDS encoding isocitrate/isopropylmalate dehydrogenase family protein encodes MDILVLPGDDIGPEISAAARDILSAADDIFGLGLDFEERPIGVAAFKDCGSTVPEEAISAAMAADGVILGPAGMTDYPEGHPGWLNVPGTIRKRLDLFANIRPARTRPGVPRAREGLDVTIVRENTEGFYSDRNMFHGIGEFMPTEDVALSVRKITKQASYRIAKAAFETAHRKGGHVTAVGKRHVLQVSDGLFMQEVARVAADYPGVAWREMDIDAISADLYSYPEKFDVILITNMFGDILSNAAVAMSGSLGLAAAINAGDTRAIANAGHGSAPDIAGQGIANPTGLVLSATMLIEWIGNKNGLNSYADAAAAIHRSVDSVLADPATRTRDLGGSCSTADFTTAIISALRKNAG; translated from the coding sequence ATGGATATTCTCGTTCTTCCGGGTGACGATATCGGGCCGGAAATTTCTGCGGCCGCCCGTGATATTCTGTCGGCTGCTGACGATATCTTTGGCCTCGGACTTGATTTTGAAGAGCGCCCGATCGGGGTTGCCGCTTTCAAGGATTGTGGCAGCACGGTTCCGGAAGAGGCGATCAGCGCCGCCATGGCGGCTGACGGCGTAATACTGGGTCCGGCAGGCATGACAGACTATCCCGAAGGTCATCCGGGATGGCTGAATGTGCCGGGCACAATCCGCAAGCGTCTCGATCTCTTTGCCAATATCCGGCCTGCCAGAACCCGCCCCGGCGTGCCCCGTGCGCGTGAAGGTCTGGATGTGACCATTGTGCGCGAGAACACAGAAGGGTTTTACTCGGACCGCAACATGTTCCACGGCATCGGCGAATTCATGCCGACTGAAGATGTCGCCTTGTCGGTGCGCAAGATCACAAAGCAGGCGTCGTACCGGATTGCGAAAGCGGCATTCGAGACAGCGCATCGTAAAGGCGGGCATGTCACCGCGGTGGGCAAACGTCATGTCCTGCAGGTGTCAGACGGATTGTTCATGCAGGAAGTTGCGCGCGTGGCAGCCGACTATCCGGGCGTCGCGTGGCGTGAAATGGATATCGATGCCATATCTGCCGATCTTTACAGCTATCCGGAAAAGTTCGACGTTATCCTGATTACCAATATGTTTGGCGACATTCTGTCCAATGCAGCGGTTGCCATGTCTGGCAGTCTTGGGCTGGCGGCGGCTATCAATGCGGGTGACACGCGGGCGATTGCCAATGCAGGGCACGGATCGGCTCCGGATATCGCGGGGCAGGGCATTGCCAACCCGACCGGTCTGGTTCTGTCGGCGACGATGCTGATCGAATGGATCGGGAACAAGAACGGTCTCAACAGCTATGCCGATGCAGCAGCGGCCATTCATCGTTCTGTGGATAGCGTACTGGCTGATCCGGCGACACGGACACGCGATCTTGGTGGTTCCTGTTCGACGGCAGATTTCACCACGGCGATTATCTCTGCGCTTCGGAAAAATGCCGGCTGA
- a CDS encoding SDR family oxidoreductase — protein sequence MNSTTPRTIVVTGAAQGIGLALVKSFLAEGDKVFGIDINAAALDAAKADLGDSAAFIPVVADVADRASVDSAVRTIAQSAALVDVLVNNAAVVRATPFEDVTADNWSQVIGVNLTGVYHCVQALLPLFANPGRIINLSSHSGRLGSLNRAAYAASKGGVDSLTRVLAVELADRGVTVNGVAPGPVDTPHARENHSEARRKAWTDALLVKRYGTETEIAAAVKFLASREAAFITGHIIAVDGGFTAAGLTSTG from the coding sequence ATGAACAGCACCACCCCCCGAACGATCGTTGTCACCGGTGCAGCACAGGGTATCGGTCTGGCCCTCGTAAAGTCGTTCCTCGCCGAAGGCGATAAGGTCTTCGGGATCGACATTAATGCTGCGGCACTGGATGCGGCGAAGGCTGATCTTGGCGACAGCGCGGCCTTCATTCCCGTCGTGGCTGATGTTGCCGACAGGGCATCTGTGGATTCTGCTGTGCGGACTATCGCGCAAAGTGCTGCGCTTGTTGATGTTCTGGTGAACAATGCGGCGGTGGTTCGTGCGACACCTTTTGAAGACGTCACGGCAGACAACTGGTCACAGGTGATCGGTGTCAATCTGACCGGTGTCTATCACTGCGTACAGGCATTGCTGCCGCTGTTCGCAAACCCGGGGCGGATCATCAATCTGTCGTCACATTCCGGCAGACTGGGCAGTCTGAACCGCGCTGCCTATGCCGCCTCCAAGGGTGGTGTCGACAGCCTGACGCGGGTTCTGGCGGTTGAACTGGCCGACCGGGGGGTCACAGTGAACGGGGTTGCGCCGGGGCCGGTTGATACGCCGCATGCCAGGGAAAATCATTCAGAGGCGCGACGGAAGGCCTGGACCGATGCGTTGCTCGTAAAGCGGTACGGTACGGAAACCGAAATTGCGGCGGCCGTAAAATTCCTCGCCTCCAGAGAAGCGGCCTTCATTACGGGGCATATCATTGCGGTCGACGGCGGATTTACCGCGGCGGGACTGACCTCCACAGGCTAA
- a CDS encoding SMP-30/gluconolactonase/LRE family protein, which yields MFAPPPELTAEVFTALPDELKRNGHKSEWSFGKANPDMGSFLEGPSIDRNGDLLVTDIPFGRVFRVDGSGKFHLITEFEGEPNGLAIHRDGTLYVADHRNGLMTVDPVTGTTNNILRRIRREGFKGLNDALFDLDGNLYFNDQGQTGMQDPTGRIYRMRPDGEIDLLVDTIPSPNGMAISPDGRVLYVAVTRANQVWRLPLHPDGTTTKVNIFLHLSGGLTGPDGLAIDADGNLVVCHCGLGIVWVFSPLGIPLYRIHTPTGLDATAACYGGKDNKTLFITESSTGSILTVDLPTPGAKMFSHA from the coding sequence ATGTTTGCACCGCCACCTGAATTAACCGCCGAGGTTTTTACCGCTCTCCCGGACGAGCTAAAGAGAAACGGCCATAAGTCAGAATGGTCTTTCGGCAAGGCCAACCCGGATATGGGGTCTTTTCTGGAAGGGCCCAGCATCGACCGGAACGGTGACCTTCTGGTCACCGATATCCCCTTTGGGCGTGTGTTCCGCGTTGATGGCAGTGGCAAATTTCATCTCATTACCGAATTTGAGGGTGAGCCGAACGGTCTGGCGATTCACAGGGACGGCACGCTTTATGTCGCCGACCACAGGAATGGCCTGATGACCGTCGACCCGGTTACGGGGACCACCAATAATATTCTCAGGCGCATCCGGCGTGAGGGATTCAAGGGTCTCAATGATGCCCTGTTCGATCTCGACGGGAATCTATACTTCAATGATCAGGGTCAGACCGGGATGCAGGACCCGACCGGGCGGATCTATCGCATGCGGCCGGATGGCGAGATCGACTTGCTGGTCGACACGATCCCGAGCCCCAACGGTATGGCGATCAGTCCGGACGGGCGGGTGCTTTATGTGGCTGTCACCCGGGCCAATCAGGTCTGGCGTCTGCCATTGCATCCGGATGGGACCACCACAAAGGTCAACATTTTCCTGCATCTTTCCGGTGGACTGACAGGACCGGACGGGCTTGCGATTGATGCTGACGGGAATCTGGTTGTGTGCCATTGCGGGCTGGGAATTGTCTGGGTGTTCAGCCCGCTGGGTATTCCGCTTTACCGGATCCATACACCCACAGGACTTGATGCAACGGCTGCCTGTTACGGCGGCAAAGACAACAAGACGCTTTTCATCACGGAGTCATCGACCGGTTCAATCCTTACGGTCGATCTTCCAACGCCGGGTGCAAAGATGTTCTCGCATGCGTAA
- a CDS encoding ATP-binding cassette domain-containing protein has product MTAKLELRNLEKSFPRGKEEPIRVVKDFSLEIRNLEFLAVIGPSGCGKSTMLRLIDGLIPADQGSIFMDGRDVTGIVGGQGRGMVFQSFDLFPWRTTRENVEFGLEVKGVAPAERRERALHYINLVGLSGFEDSFPHELSGGMQQRVGFARALAIKPEILLMDEPFGALDVQTRDILQDELLNIWDKEQKTVLFVTHSIEEAIYLADRIAVITPRPARVHRIIDVPFDRPRHESIKSLPEFLNMRQEIWSFLKEGVQV; this is encoded by the coding sequence ATGACGGCGAAACTCGAGCTGCGGAATCTCGAAAAAAGCTTCCCGCGCGGAAAGGAAGAGCCGATCCGCGTTGTTAAAGATTTCTCACTGGAGATACGTAATCTCGAGTTTCTCGCCGTCATCGGTCCGAGCGGATGCGGGAAGTCAACGATGCTCAGGCTTATTGATGGCCTGATCCCGGCAGATCAGGGCTCCATCTTCATGGATGGGCGCGATGTTACGGGGATCGTTGGCGGCCAGGGTCGTGGCATGGTGTTCCAGAGCTTTGACCTCTTCCCCTGGCGGACAACCCGCGAGAATGTCGAATTTGGACTGGAGGTCAAAGGGGTCGCTCCCGCTGAAAGGCGAGAGCGTGCCCTGCATTACATCAATCTGGTCGGCCTGTCGGGGTTTGAAGATTCGTTCCCGCACGAGTTGTCCGGCGGTATGCAGCAACGTGTCGGCTTCGCCCGGGCGCTGGCCATCAAGCCGGAAATATTGCTGATGGACGAGCCGTTCGGGGCGCTCGACGTGCAAACCCGGGACATCCTGCAGGACGAGCTTCTGAATATCTGGGACAAGGAACAGAAAACCGTTCTGTTCGTCACGCACAGTATCGAAGAAGCCATTTATCTGGCCGACCGTATCGCCGTGATTACGCCAAGGCCGGCACGCGTCCATCGCATTATCGACGTGCCTTTTGACCGTCCGCGTCACGAAAGTATCAAATCACTTCCGGAGTTCCTGAATATGCGCCAGGAAATCTGGTCCTTCCTGAAGGAGGGTGTACAGGTCTAG
- a CDS encoding twin-arginine translocation signal domain-containing protein, translating to MEAHLQGNSQVKEKKMITRRNLLKGAALGTGVGLLTSQPFSFGGIMAAQAAGRALKMNIPGNTLGVHVPYMAAMNEILPSMGYAKADWERVKKLQTITQSILSGSVEVAAGDAISTLRAVEAGADLRIIGNGFMHTSLVFVVNGDKIQKPEDLYKDDVTLAVNSKGDFTHVMVVGPMTRRGIDMNKVNVIKMGGSGTRMRALAAGKVDGVPLHFDQASALAKQGNFKVLIEPAKEYESFLGEVYICSGEWLAKDDNRTAAKDLIKATIQAFRRANSDAGWYAEMYRKYGTSKDMATATDAEIEVVRQALGVEIGCWPNNMDHKLSVYEELLPVYKAADAIKGTVDVSKVVETSLVDQALKELG from the coding sequence ATGGAAGCGCACCTCCAAGGAAACAGCCAAGTTAAGGAGAAGAAAATGATTACCAGACGCAATCTGCTCAAAGGCGCGGCACTCGGTACCGGTGTCGGTTTACTGACCTCGCAACCGTTCAGCTTCGGCGGCATCATGGCGGCACAGGCCGCCGGACGTGCCCTGAAAATGAATATTCCCGGTAATACGCTCGGTGTTCACGTTCCCTATATGGCGGCGATGAATGAAATTCTGCCCTCCATGGGATATGCGAAGGCCGACTGGGAACGCGTGAAAAAGCTGCAAACAATTACCCAGTCCATCCTGTCCGGCTCGGTCGAAGTGGCCGCCGGCGATGCGATCTCGACGTTGCGGGCTGTCGAGGCGGGGGCTGATCTCCGGATCATTGGTAACGGCTTCATGCACACCAGCCTGGTCTTTGTGGTCAATGGCGACAAGATCCAGAAACCGGAAGACCTGTATAAAGATGACGTGACGCTGGCCGTGAATTCGAAGGGCGACTTTACGCATGTGATGGTTGTCGGCCCGATGACCAGACGCGGCATCGACATGAACAAGGTCAATGTCATCAAGATGGGCGGATCGGGTACGCGGATGCGCGCCCTTGCCGCAGGTAAGGTTGATGGCGTGCCCCTGCACTTTGACCAGGCCTCGGCACTCGCCAAACAGGGCAATTTCAAAGTGCTGATCGAGCCTGCGAAGGAATATGAATCCTTCCTTGGTGAAGTGTATATCTGTAGCGGCGAATGGCTTGCCAAAGACGACAACAGGACAGCCGCCAAGGATCTGATCAAGGCAACGATACAGGCGTTCCGCCGGGCCAATTCGGATGCCGGATGGTATGCGGAAATGTACAGAAAGTACGGCACAAGCAAGGATATGGCGACGGCCACTGACGCAGAAATCGAGGTCGTCCGGCAGGCACTTGGTGTCGAGATCGGATGCTGGCCGAACAACATGGACCATAAACTGAGCGTCTATGAAGAACTGCTGCCGGTCTATAAGGCTGCTGATGCGATCAAGGGTACCGTGGATGTTTCCAAGGTTGTCGAAACATCCCTGGTGGACCAGGCGCTAAAGGAGCTCGGTTAA